In one window of Paraflavitalea soli DNA:
- a CDS encoding SGNH/GDSL hydrolase family protein, giving the protein MRKKNIVYALYLFSITIISLEIILRIYNPFHFRIKGEKIILNTNKQYIFYNKSIPVIEDTIVHSVNSLGFRGPERPEKGFHTLSVISIGGSTTACTYLSDSLTWSHKLSTSLNDSFNIWFNNAGLGGHSTFGHLVLLKDYVIRLKPKVILFLVGCNDIERDDLTSSDNANMANKYKNVFTFLSKKSELCNTVINLLRSRRAAVNRLADTYIDLKVGTNDSLIIPDQEISGQLMKQKGYLTEYKKRVEEMIEVCRSNRIQPVLITQPSLFGPAVDSLTGVNLERYKLWKGMNGLLWWKRMELYNDITREVAREQEILLIDLAKVMPKSSAYFYDIVHFTNAGTSKVSDIIYRQLYPWLHKEYGTYLKGQKKDTIGK; this is encoded by the coding sequence ATGCGGAAAAAAAATATAGTTTATGCCTTATACCTTTTCAGCATTACAATTATTTCTTTAGAGATCATCTTACGCATTTATAACCCATTTCATTTTCGTATCAAGGGGGAGAAAATCATTCTCAACACCAACAAGCAATATATTTTTTATAATAAAAGCATACCTGTAATTGAAGATACCATAGTTCATTCAGTGAATTCATTAGGCTTTAGAGGACCGGAAAGGCCTGAAAAGGGGTTTCATACTTTATCTGTAATTTCCATTGGTGGCAGCACCACGGCTTGCACGTATTTATCCGACAGCCTTACCTGGAGTCATAAACTTTCTACTTCATTAAATGATTCATTCAATATTTGGTTCAATAATGCCGGATTGGGTGGACATTCCACTTTTGGCCACCTTGTTTTACTAAAAGATTATGTTATTAGGCTAAAGCCGAAGGTAATATTATTCCTGGTAGGCTGTAATGATATTGAACGTGATGACCTGACTAGTTCTGACAACGCTAATATGGCCAATAAATACAAAAATGTATTTACTTTTCTTAGTAAAAAGAGTGAGCTCTGCAATACAGTCATCAACCTGCTGAGATCGCGGCGGGCAGCGGTAAATAGGTTGGCTGATACTTATATTGATCTTAAAGTGGGAACTAACGACAGTCTAATCATCCCCGACCAGGAAATTAGCGGGCAGTTAATGAAACAAAAAGGCTACCTGACAGAGTATAAAAAGCGGGTAGAGGAGATGATAGAAGTATGTAGAAGTAACCGGATACAGCCCGTTCTGATCACCCAGCCATCCTTATTTGGCCCTGCAGTAGATAGTTTGACCGGAGTAAATCTTGAACGGTATAAGCTATGGAAGGGTATGAATGGCCTGCTTTGGTGGAAACGAATGGAATTGTATAATGATATCACCCGGGAGGTGGCAAGAGAGCAGGAAATATTATTGATAGACCTTGCAAAGGTAATGCCCAAAAGCAGTGCCTATTTCTATGACATTGTCCATTTTACCAACGCCGGTACCAGCAAGGTCAGCGATATAATATATCGCCAGTTATATCCGTGGCTTCATAAAGAGTACGGAACATATCTGAAAGGTCAGAAAAAGGATACTATTGGTAAATAG